From Pristiophorus japonicus isolate sPriJap1 unplaced genomic scaffold, sPriJap1.hap1 HAP1_SCAFFOLD_432, whole genome shotgun sequence, one genomic window encodes:
- the LOC139251685 gene encoding rabenosyn-5-like: protein MYTENLLGLTSLPTLEKLEELQEKRRQREAEGFTEKQGRDPRPPPPVRVTIDCDSGWLASPSAAARGQAARLDDPLLEQMANIHSFLAQARGAGRESEARALADNLRQLEEELEARERRPVGAGGPAPSAPRPPVSGTPPRPPTSDPSVNGTAVPGDVGLNPFAEEEKEEEGGSGNPFEEGARGAPANPFEGGDEEEEAERPPGASSNPFEGGERAECVRSAPSNPFEEAGELGEIEEELLRQQIDNIKAYAFDAKRAGRMDEMASLMDNLGELRSVLEGQRSRRRAL, encoded by the exons ATGTACACA GAGAACCTGCTGGGCCTGACCTCGCTGCCGACCCTGGAGAAACTCGAGGAGTTGCAGGAGAAACGGAGGCAGAGGGAGGCCGAAGGTTTCACGGAGAAGCAG GGCCGGGACCCGAGACCACCTCCGCCGGTGCGTGTGACCATCGACTGCGACAGCGGCTGGCTGGCCTCCCCTTCTGCCGCGGCCAGGGGACAGGCGGCCCGCCTCGACGACCCGCTGCTGGAACAGATGGCCAACATCCACTCGTTCCTGGCCCAGGcccggggggcggggcgggagagCGAGGCCCGGGCCCTGGCCGACAACCTGAGGCAGCTGGAGGAGGAGCTGGAGGCGCGGGAGCGGAGGCCGGTGGGGGCGGGAGGTCCGGCACCCTCGGCCCCCCGGCCTCCCGTGTCCGGGACACCCCCCAGGCCCCCCACCTCGGACCCCTCGGTCAACGGAACGGCGGTGCCGGGAGACGTGGGCCTCAACCCCTTcgcggaggaggagaaggaggaggaggggggcagcgGCAACCCCTTCGAGGAGGGGGCTCGCGGAGCCCCCGCAAACCCCTTCGAGGGcggggacgaggaggaggaggcggaacgGCCCCCTGGCGCCTCGAGCAACCCCTTcgagggaggggagcgggcagagtgCGTCCGATCGGCCCCCTCCAACCCCTTCGAGGAGGCCGGGGAGCTGGGGGAGATCGAGGAAGAGCTGCTCAGGCAACAGATCGACAATATCAAGGCCTACGCCTTTGACGCCAAGCGGGCCGGCAGGATGGACGAGATGGCCAGCCTCATGGACAACCTGGGGGAGCTGAGGAGCGTGCTGGAGGGGCAACGGAGCAGGAGACGGGCCCTTtaa